The nucleotide window TAGACAATAAACAATCCGGCAAAGCGGTTGAAACCCTGCTTGGGATCATGAAAGACACCCTGGCATCCGGGGAGGATGTCATGATCAGCAGATTCGGCAAATTCTGCCTAAAAGACAAAAAACAGCGCAAAGGCCGCAATCCCGCCACCGGCGATGATATGATGCTAAAGCCCCGGCGGATTGTTATATTCAAATGCTCCGGGAAATTAAGACGTAAGATTAACGGAGAATAAAAAAAAAATTAGACAGGATTAACAGGATTCCTTTTTTGATCCGGTAGCACTAATCACTGATCCATGTTTGACCCCTTTGCCCTAAACAAATATCATTATACAGGTATAACCCCGATAACTTTTAACATCCAAAGGAGGATAGATCCATGAATATCTTCATAAGCTGGTCTGGAACCTTGAGTAAAAGTGTCGCAATTCTTCTTAGGGATTTTCTAAAAAAGGTGATACAAG belongs to Candidatus Desulfatibia profunda and includes:
- a CDS encoding integration host factor subunit alpha, with product MALTKAKIVEEIGKNSGLDNKQSGKAVETLLGIMKDTLASGEDVMISRFGKFCLKDKKQRKGRNPATGDDMMLKPRRIVIFKCSGKLRRKINGE